The Ischnura elegans chromosome 10, ioIscEleg1.1, whole genome shotgun sequence genome contains the following window.
CTGCAAAATTGGATACCTATAGTTTCCTCTTGTAACACTAATGGGATGAAATtaacagaattaaatttttactatatggaaatacataataaagTAAACATATTTAGGTATAGCCGTTACATTTAAacagttttaaatataaaatggcgcttcatttgaagttttttttttcaataccatatgtacatatatgtatgaGTATATACTCATAGATTTTGCATTACTCAGAAATAAAGGTATATTACATGGGGGAAAAGGGCATTCAAAGTTCATGTTTGATGGGGAATTTTCTGTGGACAGGTTAGGATGGAAAGGATTAAGGTGTCCATAAAAATATGCTATGTACTAGTTCGCAAGATGTAACAGGAATTTTTGAGAATCTCCTTAAAAAATTGATAACCATTTATTCATCAACATATAAATGTCATAcgctggagaaataaaaaatatcatttgaaaaatacgCTTATGATTATTacgttatatttatttaaagcaaTCTTTTCTCGAGAGTTATGGGAGCTGAGATCCCACTCCCCCGCACCCATCCGTCACTGATGCActcttttatttcctttcaaatcGCCGCGTATAATTCACGCTTGCGCAGTAGATTGGGCTCATGTTAGCGCCACATTACGACTCTGTGTTTAAGATGCGCTAATAATATTACTAATCCTATTACTAAGGACAGACGAAaggaattaagaaatattttttaagaccaagGTCTATGTAATTTATCTCCAAACGTAGGCTTTGTGTATTTTAGATATCTATAGTATCTATAGATTCAACGTGGGGTATATATACACCGCGGGGTTCTATGGTGATTGTTTTTCTTCTCCCTttcacttaaaatgaaaaattttgttaatgTTTAGCGATCAAAGATTAaaagttgatttatttttcataagtgATCGTGAAATTAATCGAAGTTACTTctgttgtatatttattttaacattttccacTCACCGTTTATATATAGCATAGACTGCACACTGGTACCTATATATTTAATAGATCTGTCGCCTATTTGCAGGAATTACACTGTGTTAATATCGGTAAAAACTtcaatgtacattttttttataagttgTAAGACGGTGCACCAAATGAAATGGGTGaagatggacaaaataaattaaccaGAGCGGAAAATCTTTAATGGGAATCTCATTTTGGTGCCATCAAGCAAAGACTCATATTCAAATTTATAACAGCCACTGCATTTTTTCCCTGTCTAACTCTGGAGATATATGGAGCCaagaataattttgaattgttaaAGATAATACTCTGAAAAATTTATAGGCGTGAGAGTCTATAAAGTATAAAGATGTTGCTCAAGCATTTGATATCCTAATTAATTTGTAGAAATAATGCAATGTATTATATACTATGGCTTTTAATGAAGTGATAACCGCCAACAATGATGTAATCCTTGCAAAAAAATCCTTGTAAAACTTCCTAATGTATCTATATgggttaaatatatttaaaataatattatgcaaGTGATTGCGAGTATACGATAGCAAATGTTTCTGCCACCCTTTTCGGCTGCGTCTGCGTAGTCCTCCGGTGTCTGCAACAAAATAGGGATCTCTATTAATCAacatggccgctcaattcatcAGGAAAGTGGTAGgtctttcattattttgaaatttatgttagaATTAGCCCACAAAACGTCCTCTTTGGTTGTTTAATATTGAAAGCAAATCTCATTATGTATTAGGAAGTAGCAATTATGTATTCCATGGCTCTTTTTTGGTATGCTCATAATGGCTCACAAAATCATTCCCGGAATCGGGGGCACGGAATGAATCTCTCATTAGGTTTCACTGATTCGTGCTTTCATGTTGAGTTATATATTAATTCTCATTTAAATGTCAATTACGTTTATCTATCTTTGCATGTTATTCGTTAAAAAGTGGTCAAGTATCGAGCATGTTTAATTTTCAGGTGTCGTCCTCCCTGCCCCTCACGAGGAATTACAGCGCCGAAGTTAAGAAAGTAACCTTGATCCCTGGGGATGGCATCGGTCCTGAAATTTCTGCAGCTGTCCAAAAGATTTTTGCAGCAGCTaaagtatttatatatttcttgtCGAGAGTTAATTCTAGTTTGTATCAGTTAATTAAGTGAAACGTAGCCTACTATTTTTCTCTTATAGGTACCCATAGAATGGGAATCGGTGGATGTCACTCCTGTTAGGGGCCCAGATGGAATGTTTGGAATCCCTCAAGCAGCTATTGATTCCGTCAACAAGAATAAAGTTGGTCTCAAAGGACCTTTAATGACTCCTGTAGGGAAAGGACACCGATCCCTCAATTTAGCCTTGAGAAAGTAtgttttcctttattattttaattttgatcaaCCGGAAAAGCAAATTACTATGTATATTTCAATTACTTTTCAGGGAATTTAATCTGTACGCCAATGTTCGACCCTGTAGATCATTGGAGGGGTACGAAACTCTGTACAATGATGTTAATGTCGTTACAATTCGAGAAAATACTGAGGGTGAATACTCAGGAATTGAGCATGAGATTGTTGACGGCGTAGTGCAAAGTATTAAGCTAATTACGGAAGATGCGTCGAGGCGTGTCGCAGAATTTGCCTTCAAATACACCAAGGAAAACAAGAGGTCAAAGCTAACAGCTGTGCATAAGGCAAACATTATGTAAGATTTTTCGATCCAAAAAATTAAggcagttatttgaaaaaaaaccttaaatagcTTATAATTCTTAATCATTCTTTCCAGGCGAATGTCAGATGGACTCTTCTTGAGATGCTGCCGTGAGGTTGCAGAGAAATACCCTGATgtcaaatttgaggaaaagtaCTTGGACACTGTATGCCTTAGTATGGTGCAAGATCCCTCTCAATTCGATGTACTGGTGATGCCTAACTTGTACGGTGATATCCTCTCCGATTTATGTGCTGGTCTTGTGGGAGGGCTGGGACTCACTCCTAGTGGAAATGTTGGACTCAACGGTGCCCTATTTGAGTCGGTTAGTACTCGAGTATCTCTACACTTAATACGCTAATAATTACATTTTCGAGCCTATGACCGTGCTAGTTTTCGTATTTAGTTAATCtagtcttattttatttttataaccataTCGCATGTACATCTCTTTTAATCCAAGTTTACGTTTTTGAAGCCTCATATCATCAACATCAATGGTTTTTAACGTATATCTTgctttaaattatgattttctcTCCATAATTCTATTTGAATCTTTGGGGATGGTCCTTTTTCGAAGCTATCATAGCATCATTCTCCACCAGTTTCCCTCATTTGCTTTGCAAACATTTAATCAGATTCACAAGCTCATTGGAAATAccgtttaagaaatattttgtaatatgtaCACTCACcggaattttttcacttttgaaatgGTTATTGGCTGTGTTTTCACTTGCTCTGTGGTATTATGTATATATGGTGTCCTAAACTTAATGGTTTATAGCTAATGCTACCCTTTTTACTAAAATAAGTCAATTTTAATcttgcgattttttttaaattctgagaTGAAATAGTTTTGtgtgaatattttcttaaaacttgGTGTTACAAATTGGAAGTGTGTCGTGGTATTTTGCTTTATGTTAAGAAGTGAGACTGAAGAAATAGTTTTCCTATTAACGAGGGCTGCCAAGTAGGTTGAAATGCATTATACCTTCCTTCATGTGGAAGATAATTGTTTTCAGTAGTGTTTTAGGTACCTCCTTCATTAATCATAGTGCTAGAACTCTCGTGTAggttttttacttaaaaaaccaTGATCTCAAAGGTACTCTAAAACTTGTCTATAATAATTTCCCTGAGAATCCTGGGGAAGTACAGGAGGGGTAAGCTTTTTTATATGAATTCTTTGGCTATTGCTCATGATATGATCTAACCTTTTCCCTGGTAGGTTCATGGAACAGCCCCAGATATTGCTGGAAAAGATCTTGCCAACCCAACTGCTCTCTTACTCTCAGGAGTTATGATGCTGAGGTATATGGAGCTAAATGATTATGCTGAAAGAATACAAACGGCATGCTATGAAGTGATCAAAGAAAAAACGTACCGAACGGGTGATTTGGGTGGAAAGGCCAAGTGCTCTGAATTTACCGATGAAATATGCCGGAAGCTGACATaagcagaaagaaaaaaagagattacCTATTACTGTGTCAGTATAGTGACATTTTGTCAGGCTTGGAGTTACCAGTTAGGTGCTAATATCAATTATACTGAGCCAAAAGTAGTATTCCAAAAATAGAATCCAAACTTTAATTATATGTAAGGACAATAAAAAGCGTGCTGATGCCATTTTTCTGAGAGTCATGTCCTAACAAACTATCTACGtgatcgttaaaaaaatatttatatttaattaggcCAAAGGCTGTAAGTTTTTGACCTTATCATTGATCAGATCTTCAGACTCATAAGAGAACTATTATTTAtactcattcatatttttatcatttattgaggCATCGATATTCAGATTTAATCTGTTTATGTTTAGGCAGTATTACTTAAAGCACATTGTGGATTGTTATTAATATGCCAAGtctaatttattgtaaaaatttatattgccaaataaaagaaaagtGTTAATGTTGGAAGAAAATACTCATTTCCCAAAACCCATgctttcatcttttttgttactttATGTAAATAGGTGTTACAAAGAGTGCTGTATGAAATTATGTGGATGTTTTGTTATGTGTTACCAATTAACATTGTTTTATGCGTGCATAACCTTACATAATGTTGCAGGACCCCTGAAATATTGTTATCTATTACAAAGAGAAACTATAATTGTAAAGGTTCATAATTTCTCTGGTGTTGTACTTAAATGGAAAGgagatgaataatgaaataaaataacctcatgaaaacaatccttttcataaaaaaaacttgttttggtTAATTTGAATGTAGgagaaattgttattttaaagggAAGGCAAAGGAAATTTGTAAATCGTATTTGAATCGTAAAGGAGAGAGAGATTATTTGTGTGATATGATTAGAAAAGTATTTCTGATTCACtttcttcaatgaatttaaaaaattgacaaacttAGGGTTAATGTTAAGAAAAGCATCTTGATTGATCTACCATGGAGTATTATGATCTACGTTTGGTATCATTGTgggtattttatgattttatttttctttacagtaCTCATCACTATCAGTAAGTTCATTTTGATAGATTTGCAAATAGATTGGTAGAATTCAGACTTCTATCCTGTTTTTTGTACAAGAAACATGGTAACTGAAGAAGTTTCATCCTAAAGGATTTTTAGTAATTGGAGCTAAgggtatatgtatgtatgtattgtgTTTATACGCTGGAACACCTTTTTCCCAAAAGTTAAGCTAAGTTTGAGTCATCAGGGGAAAGAATCCTTCCCGTAGGGGGATATGAGGCAGGTGCCTTAAAAGTTAGGATCACGGAGGAAGGCTTTGTATGTGGGCTGAAAGTTCAGTGTGTGATCCTGACATATTATAGTAGGATTAAGAAAAATATCCCAAGTTTTTTTTGAGCTTCAACTTTAGAAAGAGGGGTATGCCTCTTACTTGAATTATTATGTGGATGTGGGCATTCATTCTACCTTTTCAATTGTCTAGGGCTTGCGACTGCTAGTCATTTAGATAAAGTACAGTCATACATGGGTGTACCCAccaaggggcaggagggggcagctgctccccccccaGAAGCTAAAGTCtttaacgaaaataatattttttcaagcaaataattttaaaaactaataaagagctgttacagttttcttaaaatgttggttcacattcaccttttccatgctaaaatcttacctataactggAACAACCATGTCTTACCCCCCAtccctagtttttatcctgggtacacccttgcaGTCATAGAGAATGTTCCTATAATTTCTTTGACTGCCTCAGCTAGTGATCGCAAATAATGACCAGAATAAAAACCCTGTTCCAGAACAACAGTTCATGAGGAGAAGGATGGCAAGAAATTAATGTGTTTTTATTCACTATTCAGCTACGATGTGAATTCTTTACTTCTATGATCAAAAGCTATAACTTAagtattgtaaacttttttaaatttctataatttaaaTTCCTTGGCATATTTCCTCAGTGTTCATGGGAAGATAGCTTTTTCATTACATATGGATCTCCTACCTGTACCAAATCCTATTTGTCAAAGACTCCTACTAAAATACAATAGAACAGATACTGAGTGGGAATAAAGTGTCGCATCTTAAGTGATGCCACTGTCACTCAATTAAGTTTACTGAGTGTTTGTTATTCAGTGATCGACGAGGAAAATTCAAACAAGGCTCAATTTCTTTGTTGTCCAAATACATGATACATTAGTGGGTGTCTGTCTACCCATGCGTTTCTTGTGACAGCCCCAACTCCATGAAATGGGTGGTGCATTAGATGGTATCATGTTCTTAAAATACTgcatggaataccaaaaaaactctTTCTTATGAGAGAAAAAGACAGTCGACTAGCAGATTCAATGGGTTATGCATTTCAATAGTTGAGGAGGAATGACAAACTCATTGCCAAAAACTTTTTTACTTGTATTTGGAAGGATATGAGTCCTTTTAATTGCAGTAGACT
Protein-coding sequences here:
- the LOC124166687 gene encoding probable isocitrate dehydrogenase [NAD] subunit alpha, mitochondrial; this encodes MAAQFIRKVVSSSLPLTRNYSAEVKKVTLIPGDGIGPEISAAVQKIFAAAKVPIEWESVDVTPVRGPDGMFGIPQAAIDSVNKNKVGLKGPLMTPVGKGHRSLNLALRKEFNLYANVRPCRSLEGYETLYNDVNVVTIRENTEGEYSGIEHEIVDGVVQSIKLITEDASRRVAEFAFKYTKENKRSKLTAVHKANIMRMSDGLFLRCCREVAEKYPDVKFEEKYLDTVCLSMVQDPSQFDVLVMPNLYGDILSDLCAGLVGGLGLTPSGNVGLNGALFESVHGTAPDIAGKDLANPTALLLSGVMMLRYMELNDYAERIQTACYEVIKEKTYRTGDLGGKAKCSEFTDEICRKLT